Proteins from a genomic interval of Paenibacillus sp. RC334:
- a CDS encoding sigma-54-dependent transcriptional regulator, whose protein sequence is MKRIDKILEYIAESTKKISKEALLGGKGITVAEIADDQKMLRNNVSKELNNLLRDDLILKIKGRPVRFLHKQIIEDTFRVRLKEKQIEVKSIKEVLLPDEQVDPFHALIGFRGSMRNQVEQGKAAILYPPRGLHTLIVGQTGVGKTMFARLMYHYGKYMKRFSEHAPFIVFNCADYFNNPHLLLSHIFGHVKGAFTGADHEKAGLVEKADGGILFLDEIHRLPPEGQEMIFYFMDTHTYNKLGETDRKRDASVLLIGATTEDPGSSMLKTFIRRIPITINIPSLQERAIEEQMLILKHLFANEANRVNKPIRIEPEVVRALIGSVTYGNIGQLKSNIQLVCAKGFLNSIHENKEEIGLDFKNLPGNIRDGLFNIDKTQYKMKEMGCISSCLYITPEGRKALDEEVVSELPFNLYKLIEDKIGMLKEEGLDDVYIHRFIATDVNIHIKSFYNRFYNTKGSRERILKIVDKDILEFSEQIKDMAKKELNRIYSERFVYAFSLHLSAFFKRTREKKYGDARIYEPMNDHDEEYRLAQTIKSLIESKFGVHVPEAEITYMAILLKSVEEERQGSVGIIVAAHGTSTASSIVGVVDSLLGSSNLCAVDMPLDVSPREILELIIDKVKSIDRGRGVLLLVDMGSLLNFEETIMERVGINVKTIDMVSTPLTLEAVRKASVFDMGIEEIYQSLKDFRGYNNSSAAVKVVHKAIVTVCSSGKGAAVKLKEFVEKIVCDLTDEEILVVPANVRELDKVVQDMRSKRTILAVIGVKRPSEPEIPFIPLEKLIEASGEQTLRELLLNNKQIPAVDQSVVVRELCEESLKEFMTYLNPHKILGMVMRFVQELELGLEVKFDYATKVQISTHTAYALERMVIRDGLVYQGEVKQLDQRIFEVVNRSCSIFVSGMNLILSDDEKYYICDMLSEVYNFIPQ, encoded by the coding sequence ATGAAACGAATAGATAAGATTTTAGAGTATATTGCCGAAAGCACCAAGAAAATTTCCAAAGAGGCTTTACTTGGGGGGAAAGGGATTACGGTTGCGGAAATTGCTGATGATCAAAAGATGCTGAGAAACAATGTGAGCAAAGAGTTGAATAATCTGCTGCGTGACGATCTAATCCTTAAAATCAAAGGAAGACCGGTCAGGTTTCTGCACAAGCAGATTATCGAGGACACCTTTCGGGTTCGGCTGAAAGAGAAACAAATTGAGGTCAAAAGTATCAAAGAGGTACTGCTGCCTGACGAACAGGTCGATCCGTTCCATGCCTTGATCGGTTTCAGGGGCAGCATGCGTAACCAGGTTGAGCAGGGGAAGGCAGCGATTCTGTATCCTCCTAGAGGTCTGCATACACTGATAGTCGGGCAGACTGGTGTTGGAAAAACTATGTTTGCCAGGTTGATGTACCATTATGGCAAGTATATGAAGCGGTTTTCAGAGCATGCGCCATTTATCGTTTTTAACTGCGCTGATTATTTCAATAACCCCCACTTGCTACTTTCCCACATCTTTGGTCACGTTAAAGGGGCGTTTACAGGCGCTGATCATGAAAAAGCAGGGCTGGTGGAGAAAGCTGACGGAGGCATCCTGTTTTTGGATGAGATTCACCGTTTACCCCCGGAAGGCCAGGAAATGATTTTCTATTTCATGGATACTCACACCTATAACAAATTGGGCGAAACGGATCGAAAAAGAGACGCGAGTGTGTTATTGATTGGAGCTACGACGGAGGATCCCGGATCATCCATGCTGAAAACCTTCATTAGGCGCATACCCATCACGATCAATATCCCTTCCCTTCAGGAACGTGCTATTGAGGAGCAAATGCTGATTTTGAAGCATTTGTTTGCTAACGAGGCCAATAGGGTAAACAAGCCGATTAGGATTGAACCAGAGGTAGTAAGAGCACTGATCGGCAGCGTCACTTACGGCAATATCGGCCAGTTAAAGTCGAACATCCAGCTGGTATGCGCTAAAGGGTTTTTAAACAGCATACATGAAAACAAAGAAGAAATAGGACTTGATTTTAAAAACCTGCCGGGAAATATCCGAGATGGTTTGTTTAATATTGATAAAACGCAATATAAGATGAAGGAAATGGGATGTATTTCCTCGTGCCTATACATTACTCCAGAAGGAAGAAAAGCTTTGGATGAAGAGGTTGTTTCCGAGCTGCCGTTTAACCTTTACAAACTAATTGAAGACAAGATTGGCATGCTGAAGGAAGAAGGGCTCGACGACGTCTACATCCACAGATTTATTGCTACGGATGTCAATATCCATATTAAAAGCTTTTATAACCGTTTTTATAACACCAAGGGGAGCAGGGAACGAATTCTGAAAATTGTGGACAAAGACATCCTTGAATTCTCCGAGCAGATTAAGGATATGGCCAAAAAAGAACTAAACCGAATTTACAGCGAGAGATTCGTGTATGCTTTCAGTCTTCATTTAAGCGCCTTTTTCAAGCGCACCAGAGAGAAAAAATACGGTGATGCACGAATCTATGAACCGATGAATGACCATGATGAAGAGTACAGACTGGCCCAGACTATCAAAAGTTTGATCGAGTCTAAGTTCGGTGTACATGTACCGGAGGCCGAAATAACTTATATGGCGATTCTTCTGAAATCTGTTGAGGAGGAACGACAGGGTAGTGTGGGAATTATTGTGGCGGCACACGGCACCAGTACAGCGAGCAGCATCGTCGGCGTCGTAGACAGCTTGCTGGGCAGTTCTAATCTTTGCGCTGTTGATATGCCCCTCGATGTCAGTCCTAGGGAAATTTTGGAGCTTATTATCGATAAAGTAAAGAGTATTGACCGTGGTAGAGGCGTGTTGCTGCTGGTTGATATGGGCTCTTTGCTCAATTTTGAAGAAACTATTATGGAACGTGTTGGAATCAATGTAAAGACCATTGATATGGTTTCAACTCCGCTCACGCTTGAGGCTGTCCGAAAGGCCAGCGTTTTTGACATGGGGATAGAGGAGATATACCAATCGCTAAAGGATTTCAGGGGATATAACAATAGCAGCGCCGCAGTGAAAGTAGTTCATAAGGCAATTGTGACGGTTTGCTCCTCTGGCAAAGGTGCAGCAGTCAAATTGAAAGAGTTTGTGGAGAAAATTGTCTGCGATTTGACGGATGAGGAAATACTGGTTGTCCCGGCAAACGTAAGGGAGTTGGATAAAGTGGTCCAGGATATGCGGTCTAAGCGAACAATTCTTGCCGTGATTGGAGTAAAACGGCCAAGCGAGCCGGAAATCCCGTTTATTCCCTTGGAAAAGCTGATTGAAGCAAGCGGTGAGCAGACATTGAGAGAGCTACTGCTGAATAACAAACAGATCCCTGCTGTGGATCAAAGCGTAGTCGTCAGGGAGTTATGCGAGGAAAGTCTGAAAGAATTTATGACTTATTTGAATCCCCACAAAATTCTGGGAATGGTGATGAGATTTGTGCAAGAGCTGGAACTTGGATTGGAAGTCAAATTTGATTATGCAACAAAAGTCCAAATTTCTACTCACACAGCTTATGCGCTGGAACGCATGGTTATTCGCGATGGACTTGTTTATCAGGGGGAAGTGAAACAGCTCGACCAGCGCATATTCGAGGTGGTAAACCGTTCATGCAGCATATTTGTTTCTGGTATGAATCTTATACTTTCTGATGACGAAAAATATTATATTTGCGATATGTTGAGCGAAGTATATAACTTTATTCCACAGTAA
- a CDS encoding mannose/fructose/sorbose PTS transporter subunit IIB produces the protein MQIALVRVDDRLIHGQVATVWVKEAKCNKIIAVSDEVAADTLRKTLLLQVSPPGIKAYVVTINKAIEAYNNPKYSDFKTLFLFTNPTDVLRVVEGGVPIRSVNVGGMCFKEGKTQITGAVSVNQQDVHAFRKLHEKGIELEIRKVASDPKINLITKLQDL, from the coding sequence ATGCAAATTGCATTAGTTCGTGTTGATGACCGTCTGATTCACGGTCAGGTGGCGACCGTTTGGGTGAAAGAAGCGAAGTGCAACAAGATCATCGCCGTTAGCGATGAAGTCGCAGCGGATACACTACGCAAAACCTTATTGCTTCAGGTGTCGCCGCCTGGAATTAAGGCGTATGTCGTAACGATTAACAAAGCGATAGAGGCTTATAATAACCCCAAATACAGTGATTTTAAAACATTGTTCCTCTTTACCAACCCTACGGATGTACTGCGGGTTGTGGAAGGGGGAGTACCCATCCGCTCGGTGAATGTAGGCGGAATGTGTTTTAAGGAAGGGAAGACACAGATTACCGGGGCGGTCTCCGTAAACCAACAGGATGTACACGCATTTCGTAAGCTGCATGAAAAAGGCATTGAGCTGGAAATCAGAAAAGTAGCCAGTGATCCGAAAATCAACTTAATTACCAAACTGCAGGATCTATGA
- a CDS encoding NAD(P)H-binding protein: MNITLFGGSGAIGKILTEVAIQNGDNVTLYARNAGKIGQKHEKLNVVEGQLSNQDLVEQAISNADVVISTLGPALDTSRKLKGTPVADGHEVIVNAMRKLNKKRLITLATPTLKSDKDRNSIATVVPGIMAKVMFPNGYHEMKKLEKIIKRSSLDWTVVRIINPNVRHKENVHYAYSLGDQPAKMGVSRENIAKFMYHAASEPSLIHQMPIVYNS; the protein is encoded by the coding sequence ATGAACATAACGCTTTTTGGTGGTAGTGGTGCAATTGGGAAAATTTTGACTGAGGTAGCAATTCAAAACGGGGATAACGTTACCCTTTATGCTAGAAATGCGGGGAAAATTGGACAGAAACATGAGAAGCTAAATGTTGTCGAGGGTCAATTATCTAATCAAGACTTGGTGGAACAAGCAATATCGAATGCTGATGTCGTCATTAGCACATTGGGACCCGCACTCGATACGTCCAGAAAATTAAAAGGTACCCCTGTTGCAGATGGTCATGAGGTTATTGTAAATGCGATGAGGAAGTTAAATAAGAAACGACTCATTACACTTGCTACTCCAACCTTGAAATCTGATAAGGATCGGAATTCGATTGCCACAGTTGTACCAGGAATTATGGCCAAGGTGATGTTTCCGAATGGTTATCACGAAATGAAAAAGCTTGAGAAAATCATCAAGCGATCTTCTTTAGACTGGACAGTAGTTCGGATTATTAATCCAAATGTAAGGCATAAGGAAAACGTTCATTATGCTTACTCGCTAGGCGATCAGCCAGCCAAGATGGGGGTATCCCGAGAAAATATCGCTAAATTTATGTATCATGCAGCTTCCGAGCCATCCTTAATTCATCAAATGCCGATTGTATACAACAGTTGA
- the manZ gene encoding PTS mannose transporter subunit IID, whose product MKEKKLTKSDLNKMFVRSCFLLGSFNFERMQSIGFCVTLIPAIKRLYSKKEDQKEALKRHLEFFNTQPFISAPIMGVTAAMEEQKASGQPIDNATISGVKVGLMGPLAGVGDPIYWGTLRPVLAALGASIALSGSLIGPFIFFLLFNIVRLATKWYGLKYGYHKGTEIVSDMSGNRLQKLTESASILGLFVMGALVSKWTTLNVPLVVSRYVGTDGKEVITTVQMILDQLMPGLLPLLLTFLCMRLLKKKVNAIALIFALFAVGIIGYAFGVLA is encoded by the coding sequence ATGAAAGAAAAGAAGCTGACTAAAAGTGATTTAAATAAAATGTTTGTACGTTCATGCTTCCTGTTAGGCTCGTTCAATTTTGAGCGAATGCAGTCGATTGGTTTCTGTGTCACCTTGATCCCGGCGATTAAGCGGCTGTACAGCAAGAAAGAAGATCAAAAAGAGGCATTGAAAAGACATCTGGAATTTTTCAATACTCAACCGTTTATCTCGGCGCCTATTATGGGTGTAACGGCTGCGATGGAAGAACAGAAAGCGAGCGGCCAGCCGATTGACAATGCTACCATCAGTGGAGTCAAAGTCGGTCTAATGGGACCTCTTGCGGGAGTGGGTGACCCAATTTACTGGGGGACTTTACGTCCGGTTCTGGCTGCGCTGGGAGCCTCAATCGCCTTATCCGGCAGCCTTATCGGACCGTTTATTTTCTTCCTGCTCTTTAACATTGTACGCTTGGCAACGAAATGGTACGGTCTGAAATACGGTTATCACAAAGGTACGGAGATTGTCTCCGATATGTCGGGAAACCGGTTGCAAAAACTCACGGAGTCAGCCTCCATACTGGGGCTTTTCGTTATGGGCGCACTTGTTTCCAAATGGACCACCCTGAATGTGCCGCTGGTGGTATCAAGATATGTGGGGACGGATGGAAAAGAGGTTATTACGACCGTTCAGATGATTTTGGATCAATTGATGCCCGGACTTTTACCACTATTATTGACCTTTTTATGTATGAGGCTACTGAAAAAGAAAGTGAACGCAATCGCTCTGATTTTTGCTTTATTCGCAGTAGGCATTATTGGGTACGCATTTGGTGTTTTGGCCTAA
- a CDS encoding Cof-type HAD-IIB family hydrolase codes for METYKIVCIDIDGTLLNSAHQITEATKETILQVINDKQIPVVLVSARMPKGIIPLQKHLGISEPLICYSGALVIDRHGNKLNTRYIDTKMTQCLLDSLAAYDLHVSLYKDDEWYIEQLDAWALQERDITNIEPRIYSFSKLTNGWREETDGTSKILCMGDPEEISRVLQVLRPVYGEEVNLYLSKPTYLEIMSKKASKTAAIQILLKEYQLKQSDCLAIGDNYNDMDMLAFAGLGIAMENAPLEVKAAANTVTLSNDEDGVAYALKNNILFPK; via the coding sequence ATGGAAACTTATAAAATTGTCTGCATTGACATTGACGGGACGCTGCTTAACTCGGCGCATCAAATCACGGAAGCAACCAAAGAAACCATTCTCCAGGTTATAAATGATAAGCAGATTCCAGTGGTTCTTGTCTCTGCGCGAATGCCAAAAGGAATTATTCCATTGCAGAAGCATCTTGGTATTTCTGAGCCTCTCATATGCTACAGTGGGGCACTTGTTATAGATAGGCACGGGAACAAGCTGAACACCCGTTATATAGATACGAAAATGACACAGTGTTTGCTTGACAGCCTGGCTGCATATGATCTTCATGTAAGCCTGTATAAGGATGATGAGTGGTATATTGAGCAATTGGATGCATGGGCGCTTCAAGAACGTGACATCACCAATATCGAGCCTCGCATTTATAGTTTTTCTAAACTTACCAATGGTTGGAGGGAAGAGACTGATGGAACCAGTAAAATTTTGTGCATGGGTGATCCCGAAGAGATCAGCCGCGTCCTTCAAGTATTGCGACCCGTATACGGCGAAGAAGTAAATCTCTACTTATCCAAGCCTACGTATCTGGAAATCATGTCAAAAAAGGCTTCCAAAACCGCAGCCATTCAAATTCTGCTAAAAGAGTACCAACTGAAACAAAGCGATTGTCTGGCTATTGGTGACAACTACAATGATATGGACATGCTGGCCTTTGCGGGACTTGGCATTGCCATGGAAAATGCTCCCCTTGAGGTCAAAGCTGCTGCCAACACCGTTACTCTTTCGAATGACGAGGATGGAGTAGCTTATGCGCTGAAAAACAATATTCTGTTCCCTAAATAA
- a CDS encoding PTS sugar transporter subunit IIB, giving the protein MSNSKIKIAVACGSGVATSTIAADGVKEVLKEAGIEHYDIIKTSMAELPNIIDNVDIVLTTNNFKTDEKPYMNIMGFVTGLNEEKLKNQLAEKLLDLKNS; this is encoded by the coding sequence ATGTCAAATTCAAAAATTAAAATCGCCGTAGCTTGTGGAAGCGGAGTAGCAACTTCTACTATCGCAGCAGATGGAGTGAAAGAGGTATTAAAAGAAGCAGGAATTGAACATTACGATATCATTAAAACGAGTATGGCGGAATTACCGAATATTATTGACAACGTCGATATTGTTCTGACAACTAATAATTTTAAAACCGATGAAAAGCCATATATGAACATCATGGGATTTGTAACAGGGCTTAATGAAGAAAAATTGAAAAATCAATTGGCTGAAAAACTGCTGGATTTAAAAAATAGTTAA
- a CDS encoding PTS mannose/fructose/sorbose transporter subunit IIC, which translates to MTVFQIVMVTLVAAICGMGSVLDEGQTHRPLIACTLIGLVLGDLKTGIILGGTLELMALGWMNVGASIAPDAALASVVSTILVIVGHQSIGAGIAVAIPIAAAGQVLTIFVRTITVFFQHLADKYAESANFKGIELCHFTALLLQGLRVALPAVLVAVAAETGLVTAMLDAIPEVITRGLQIAGGFIVVVGYAMVINMMAAKYLMPFFFLGFVIAAFTNINLVGFGVIGAVLALLYIQLSPKYNQRNENMEEIEEL; encoded by the coding sequence ATGACTGTTTTTCAAATTGTGATGGTAACACTGGTAGCGGCCATATGTGGCATGGGCAGCGTTCTGGATGAAGGGCAAACCCATCGTCCTCTGATTGCGTGTACGTTGATTGGCCTTGTCCTTGGCGATCTCAAAACTGGCATTATACTTGGCGGTACTCTGGAATTAATGGCTTTGGGATGGATGAATGTAGGAGCATCCATAGCACCAGACGCTGCTCTAGCCAGCGTAGTTTCCACCATTTTGGTCATCGTCGGCCATCAATCGATCGGCGCCGGAATTGCCGTTGCGATTCCAATTGCAGCCGCCGGACAAGTGCTTACCATTTTTGTCAGGACGATTACTGTCTTCTTCCAGCATTTAGCTGATAAGTATGCGGAATCTGCAAATTTCAAAGGAATTGAGCTATGTCACTTTACTGCCTTACTTTTGCAAGGTCTGCGCGTCGCTCTGCCCGCTGTTCTGGTGGCAGTTGCTGCAGAAACGGGTCTGGTGACTGCAATGCTTGACGCAATTCCGGAGGTTATCACAAGAGGACTACAAATTGCGGGCGGCTTTATCGTAGTCGTAGGGTATGCGATGGTCATTAATATGATGGCAGCCAAATACCTGATGCCATTCTTCTTTCTGGGCTTTGTCATTGCAGCTTTTACAAACATTAATCTGGTTGGTTTTGGGGTCATTGGCGCGGTTCTGGCTCTGCTTTACATCCAGTTGAGTCCAAAATACAACCAGCGTAATGAGAATATGGAAGAAATTGAAGAGTTATAG
- a CDS encoding TetR/AcrR family transcriptional regulator → MGVKIDRRILKTKAAIFNAFIGLISEKDFEEITINEIADRANVNRGTIYFHYTDKYDLLNKCIDEHLSRMISVCIDPNQGKVDFIHSLLPVFQYFEQNHTFFASMLSNKGIPAFREHMLEIVTGNIKDQVNMEDLNKGYDKLLITHFMAFAFIGVIEWWIINNMPHSPKYMAEQVWGLFKRNQVSPS, encoded by the coding sequence ATGGGAGTTAAAATTGATCGTAGAATCCTAAAAACAAAGGCAGCCATATTTAATGCATTTATAGGTTTGATCTCGGAGAAGGATTTTGAAGAAATAACTATTAATGAGATTGCGGATCGGGCGAATGTTAACAGGGGAACCATTTATTTTCACTACACCGATAAATACGATCTTCTTAACAAATGCATCGATGAGCATTTGAGCAGAATGATCTCCGTTTGCATCGATCCAAATCAGGGAAAGGTTGATTTTATTCATTCTTTGTTACCTGTTTTTCAATACTTTGAGCAGAACCATACGTTTTTCGCTTCCATGCTTTCGAATAAAGGAATCCCTGCATTTCGGGAGCATATGTTAGAGATCGTGACAGGGAACATAAAAGACCAAGTCAATATGGAGGACCTTAATAAGGGGTATGACAAGCTATTGATCACGCACTTTATGGCCTTTGCATTCATTGGGGTAATCGAATGGTGGATTATAAATAACATGCCACATTCACCGAAATACATGGCCGAACAGGTATGGGGATTGTTTAAAAGGAATCAGGTATCCCCTTCATAA
- a CDS encoding DsbA family oxidoreductase: MKVEIWSDIGCPFCYIGKQRFEDGLGRFASKDKVNVEYRSFQLDPYAEKYPAYDVHDLYVSKHGGSREEAKAMHKQFAQQAKSDGVDFRFDRIIPTNSLDAHRLIKFAGTYGKSAEVLELLYKAYFTDSKHIGDADTLADIAAEAGMDREKTINVLESTQYADEVRADGREASNLGAKGVPFFVINRKYTISGAAQSSEVFLEALQKAWDEEHPLMTLDTTLNQESGNVCEDGYCTPKNS, encoded by the coding sequence ATGAAAGTAGAGATTTGGTCGGACATTGGCTGCCCATTTTGTTATATCGGAAAACAGCGTTTCGAGGACGGGCTGGGGCGGTTTGCATCCAAAGATAAAGTGAATGTGGAGTACCGGAGCTTCCAGCTAGATCCTTATGCCGAGAAATACCCTGCTTACGATGTACATGACTTGTACGTTTCAAAGCATGGTGGCAGCAGAGAAGAAGCCAAGGCCATGCATAAACAATTTGCCCAACAAGCGAAGAGCGATGGAGTGGATTTTCGATTTGACCGAATAATCCCTACTAATTCGCTCGATGCGCATCGATTGATCAAGTTTGCGGGTACCTATGGCAAGAGTGCGGAAGTGTTGGAGCTTTTGTATAAAGCGTATTTCACAGATTCCAAGCATATCGGCGACGCGGACACACTGGCCGACATAGCGGCGGAAGCCGGTATGGATCGCGAGAAAACGATCAACGTGCTGGAAAGCACGCAATATGCGGATGAAGTTCGTGCAGATGGGCGCGAAGCAAGCAACCTTGGAGCTAAAGGTGTACCTTTCTTTGTCATCAACCGCAAATATACGATTTCAGGCGCAGCACAATCAAGCGAAGTATTTCTGGAGGCGCTGCAAAAAGCATGGGACGAGGAACATCCGCTGATGACGTTAGATACGACTCTAAACCAAGAATCAGGCAATGTTTGCGAGGATGGTTATTGTACGCCAAAAAACAGTTGA
- a CDS encoding mannose/fructose/sorbose PTS transporter subunit IIA, whose protein sequence is MIGVIVGTHGKFSEEILRSTEMVFGQLDNVAGVTFEPGESVSGLVEKYKAALASLDWTDGVIFLVDLFGGSPYNAASRIVVNHEKMDIVTGVNLPMIVDLLANRGIEQVENLVNLAIHAGHDSMMSFRAIRNSQSEEEL, encoded by the coding sequence ATGATCGGTGTAATTGTTGGGACACATGGGAAATTTTCTGAAGAAATACTGAGGTCAACGGAAATGGTTTTCGGCCAATTGGATAATGTGGCAGGTGTTACGTTTGAACCAGGTGAAAGTGTCAGCGGACTTGTAGAGAAATATAAGGCTGCGTTGGCATCGCTGGATTGGACGGACGGTGTTATCTTCCTTGTTGATCTATTCGGTGGCAGTCCTTATAATGCTGCCAGCCGAATTGTGGTTAACCATGAAAAAATGGATATTGTGACAGGAGTCAACCTGCCAATGATCGTTGACCTTCTTGCAAACAGAGGGATTGAACAAGTGGAGAATTTGGTAAATCTAGCGATCCATGCGGGGCACGATTCCATGATGTCTTTTCGTGCTATTCGAAACAGTCAATCAGAGGAGGAATTATAG
- a CDS encoding arginase family protein yields the protein MNEMDTSRTLRLLFPQWQGGNNPPYVLGAHLLNWLAPKSNGPFEEVPVDLNPNVEKEQGIIAKSTVLQQARSAKSLIHKHNPERIVVLGGDCSVELAPFSYLNEKYDGDVALLWVDAHPDVSIPEDFENHHAHVLANLLGVGDQEFVAEVPHLFKPEQILYVGLNDMIDALHSEPMKNMKLDIVGPDEIKQDSSKVLQWLAEKKPSKIIIHFDLDVLDMKEFRSLLVAYPGTYEEYTKSFPQGPSMETIIRVLQDVAKSYDVVGLGITEHFPWDSYFLANMLSRLPLLGDIDNKERPVFNTL from the coding sequence ATGAATGAAATGGATACAAGCCGTACACTGCGTTTGTTATTCCCTCAATGGCAAGGAGGGAACAACCCTCCTTACGTTCTGGGAGCTCACTTGTTAAACTGGCTTGCTCCCAAGTCTAATGGTCCTTTTGAAGAAGTACCCGTCGATCTGAACCCTAATGTAGAAAAAGAACAAGGTATAATTGCCAAAAGTACCGTATTGCAACAAGCTAGATCAGCCAAAAGTCTAATTCATAAACATAACCCTGAACGTATCGTTGTCCTTGGAGGGGATTGCAGTGTAGAACTTGCTCCTTTTTCTTATTTGAATGAGAAATATGATGGAGATGTTGCTCTGTTATGGGTAGATGCTCACCCTGATGTCTCGATCCCTGAAGACTTTGAAAATCATCATGCTCATGTTCTTGCCAATTTGCTTGGTGTAGGTGATCAGGAATTTGTTGCAGAGGTTCCTCATCTTTTTAAACCTGAACAAATCCTATATGTAGGATTGAACGACATGATCGATGCTCTTCACTCAGAGCCCATGAAAAACATGAAATTAGATATTGTAGGTCCCGATGAAATTAAGCAGGATAGTTCTAAAGTGCTCCAATGGCTAGCTGAGAAAAAACCGTCCAAGATTATTATTCATTTTGATCTGGATGTACTGGATATGAAAGAATTCCGTTCTCTTCTGGTTGCTTATCCGGGAACATACGAAGAATACACCAAGAGCTTCCCACAAGGACCAAGTATGGAAACCATTATCCGAGTTTTGCAAGATGTAGCCAAATCCTATGATGTAGTCGGTCTAGGGATCACTGAACATTTCCCTTGGGACTCTTATTTCTTGGCGAACATGCTGTCTCGTTTACCTCTGCTTGGAGATATTGATAACAAAGAGCGTCCAGTCTTTAATACACTTTAA
- a CDS encoding TetR/AcrR family transcriptional regulator — protein MKQKDDSRRLLIEAAVRCFSRNGFHKTGIVEIAKEAGMSAGNLYRHFPSKDAFIIALVEEEQRHALSKMEFKETEKDPLGQILTIITSCVSNPVYPMDQRLWIEILAEASRNKGVRHVFNQSDIIMRESFKNLLTSAIHEKQVDPDYDVETLSLWLYALIDGLIARTATDEQFSFDHHMSQFNQLIRQALKPKEFQ, from the coding sequence ATGAAACAAAAAGACGATAGCAGACGCTTGCTCATCGAGGCTGCTGTTCGATGTTTTTCACGCAATGGATTTCACAAAACAGGCATTGTCGAAATTGCAAAAGAAGCAGGAATGAGTGCAGGGAATCTGTACCGCCACTTTCCAAGTAAAGATGCATTTATTATTGCACTGGTGGAAGAAGAACAGCGCCATGCCTTGTCCAAAATGGAATTTAAAGAAACCGAAAAAGATCCTCTCGGACAGATTCTGACGATTATAACTAGTTGTGTCAGTAATCCCGTATATCCTATGGACCAGAGATTATGGATCGAAATTTTGGCTGAAGCTTCACGCAATAAGGGTGTGCGACATGTCTTCAATCAAAGTGATATCATCATGCGTGAATCATTCAAAAATCTGCTTACAAGTGCTATTCATGAAAAACAAGTAGATCCAGATTATGATGTGGAGACCCTTTCTCTCTGGTTGTATGCGCTGATTGACGGCCTTATTGCACGTACAGCCACTGACGAACAATTCAGTTTTGATCACCATATGAGTCAATTCAATCAACTGATTCGCCAAGCATTAAAACCCAAAGAGTTCCAATAA